Proteins from one Leptonema illini DSM 21528 genomic window:
- a CDS encoding type II secretion system protein, with product MARLAEEEVISSSPFSLKARRGMTLIEVSVVLLVITMVMGFLVWMLQSFATLRTTADEAEALSQAYTFARRAAIKSGETVYFEMHLEEENYSIYRMDRSGKEPEKKTILEKRTLSSRNSLVAVVSPLGGRINTGTITLPFYYDGTTEEVSIYLGSDPSIDTTVHFPRFAVSGIIEEGETLPESMPGDDEDIREKDRLEEKEF from the coding sequence ATGGCCCGACTGGCTGAAGAAGAAGTAATCTCGTCGTCTCCTTTTTCATTGAAAGCGCGACGTGGAATGACGCTGATCGAGGTCAGCGTCGTTCTGCTTGTCATCACGATGGTGATGGGCTTTCTCGTCTGGATGCTGCAGAGCTTCGCGACGTTGCGAACGACGGCCGATGAGGCCGAGGCTCTCTCTCAGGCTTATACCTTTGCTCGCAGAGCGGCTATAAAATCGGGCGAAACTGTTTACTTCGAGATGCATCTCGAAGAAGAAAACTATTCCATTTACCGTATGGATCGCTCGGGTAAAGAACCCGAAAAGAAGACGATCCTTGAAAAGCGCACGCTGTCGTCGCGCAACTCCCTTGTCGCCGTCGTCTCGCCGCTTGGCGGACGCATCAATACCGGAACGATCACACTTCCGTTTTACTACGACGGCACGACCGAAGAGGTTTCGATTTATCTTGGATCCGACCCTTCGATCGATACGACGGTGCATTTTCCGCGCTTTGCCGTATCGGGCATTATCGAAGAAGGCGAGACCCTTCCCGAAAGCATGCCCGGCGACGACGAAGACATCCGCGAAAAGGATCGTCTGGAAGAGAAGGAGTTCTGA
- a CDS encoding secretin N-terminal domain-containing protein: protein MRPLPAVKSRALVLILLLISTAILSQEPPRRIPDGMFLPNFRDVEIADFLKTMAQVTRRNILVDDSIKGKITVVAYKPIPVSEALAFMKRVLEVRGFAVIEEGGLIKISKTTEAVSQSETKSALDEKDADIITSVYRVPEYASVNEILAFFQKIGGKDVVVEPFRSSNTIVLSGYAPRIKRMIELAGEVLPPEKEKKSAGATEGVHIYQVMNLQAESLASVLVKLDAPVLDGDAKDGKPPQAGKIRAVAHKESNTIIITAGREEWTEIRRIVEQLDRERKQILLEVLIAEVSGKDTKDFGIDWRVTSTTAGHSQFNSGLAVEGSMLDSNGNITGNNTLSGFSVGFLKKGGDLLGIFNANIANQNFNVLSAPQILTLDNQEAEINVGQDVPVKTQERTSGGGTSESTVNSFEYRPSGIKLKFTPNINSNGNIVLELFSEVTNIEGGSSSTVNPTFNKRNIKTFITVDNGQTVVIGGLVSTERLQAVKKIPLLGDIPLLGFIFRRTTFETKRTNLMVFLTPIILNDRETADGLTRMKRSQQIDMGRILQEDIRLWPQKRVPLLREENGKKEQDHEIYIFDPENRPAREEKKPADEKPKLEELKKDETPGMNIEKETRESYYRKKK from the coding sequence ATGCGACCTCTGCCTGCTGTAAAATCAAGGGCCCTTGTCCTCATATTGCTACTTATCTCTACGGCGATCCTGTCTCAGGAGCCTCCGCGGCGTATTCCCGACGGCATGTTCTTGCCGAATTTTCGTGACGTTGAGATCGCGGATTTTCTCAAGACGATGGCTCAGGTGACGCGTCGCAACATCCTCGTAGACGATTCTATTAAGGGCAAAATCACCGTCGTCGCCTATAAGCCCATTCCGGTTTCAGAGGCCCTTGCCTTTATGAAGCGCGTGCTTGAGGTGCGCGGCTTTGCCGTCATCGAAGAGGGCGGGCTGATCAAGATATCGAAAACGACCGAAGCAGTGTCGCAATCCGAGACGAAGTCGGCTCTCGACGAAAAGGATGCCGACATCATCACAAGCGTGTATCGCGTTCCCGAATATGCAAGCGTGAATGAGATCCTGGCCTTCTTTCAGAAGATTGGCGGAAAGGACGTCGTCGTGGAGCCGTTTCGCTCTTCGAATACGATCGTGCTTTCGGGGTATGCTCCGCGCATCAAACGTATGATAGAGCTGGCCGGCGAGGTACTGCCTCCCGAAAAAGAAAAGAAGTCGGCCGGCGCCACAGAAGGCGTTCATATCTATCAGGTGATGAATCTGCAGGCCGAAAGCCTGGCCTCCGTTCTTGTGAAACTCGATGCGCCCGTTCTTGACGGCGATGCAAAAGACGGTAAGCCTCCTCAGGCCGGCAAGATTCGTGCGGTGGCCCATAAGGAATCGAATACGATCATTATTACGGCCGGTCGCGAAGAATGGACCGAGATCCGCCGTATCGTCGAGCAGCTCGATCGCGAGCGCAAACAGATTCTGCTCGAAGTACTGATCGCCGAGGTAAGCGGCAAAGACACGAAGGACTTCGGTATCGACTGGCGCGTTACAAGCACGACGGCCGGCCATTCGCAGTTTAATAGCGGCCTGGCGGTCGAAGGGTCGATGCTTGATTCGAACGGCAATATTACGGGCAATAATACCCTGTCTGGATTCTCCGTAGGCTTCCTGAAAAAAGGCGGCGATCTGCTCGGTATCTTCAACGCAAACATCGCCAATCAGAACTTCAACGTTCTCTCGGCTCCGCAGATCCTGACGCTCGATAATCAGGAGGCCGAGATCAACGTAGGCCAGGACGTGCCCGTGAAAACGCAGGAGCGTACGTCGGGCGGCGGCACGTCGGAATCGACGGTGAATTCGTTTGAGTACCGTCCTTCGGGCATCAAGCTGAAGTTCACGCCGAATATCAATTCAAACGGTAATATCGTTCTCGAACTCTTCTCAGAGGTCACGAACATCGAAGGCGGTTCAAGCTCGACCGTGAATCCGACCTTTAACAAGCGCAATATCAAGACGTTCATCACCGTCGATAACGGACAGACCGTCGTCATCGGCGGCCTTGTATCGACGGAACGACTTCAGGCGGTAAAGAAGATTCCGCTTCTTGGTGATATTCCGCTGCTTGGCTTTATCTTTCGCCGCACCACCTTCGAGACGAAGCGCACGAACCTCATGGTCTTTCTTACGCCGATCATCCTGAACGATCGCGAGACGGCGGACGGACTGACGCGCATGAAGCGCAGTCAACAGATTGACATGGGACGCATCTTACAGGAAGATATCCGTCTCTGGCCTCAGAAACGTGTGCCGCTGCTTCGCGAAGAAAACGGCAAAAAAGAACAGGATCATGAGATCTATATCTTTGACCCTGAGAATCGACCGGCACGCGAAGAGAAAAAGCCCGCCGACGAAAAGCCGAAGCTCGAAGAGCTGAAGAAAGATGAAACGCCGGGCATGAACATCGAAAAAGAAACCAGAGAGTCTTATTACCGGAAGAAGAAATGA
- the gspE gene encoding type II secretion system ATPase GspE produces the protein MKKPLGELLLDEGVISREDLNEVLKLKEKSPLRIGQILQKKGVADENDILGVLARQYGLSFEKKLHFKNDAAFERIPANLIEKYRMVPFEKKGKLIRIALSDPEQVHYQDDLRRHLKGFRVEFVVSTETEINKIFHGHFQRAGEAARDVIEGLAGEEYGDLNLSDDNADLANDAPIIRMVNAVLTQAVQERASDIHIEPYEKTTVVRYRIDGMLHKRLSPPKAVHAGLISRIKIESNLNIAENRLPQDGRFRKRIAGKEVDIRVSTIPSRHGERVVMRLLNKSDQRFDLDGLGLYSDLLVRIRKVMAQTNGILLVTGPTGSGKSTTLYGMLTELNQESRNIMTAEDPVEYEVAGISQTQVNEKIGLTFASSLRTMLRQDPDIIMVGEIRDAETARIAIQAALTGHLVLSTLHTNDAPSAVTRLADMGIEPYLITSTVRGVIAQRLARRICPHCKTTYTPDTAQILEAGLKPAEAKGRKFARGKGCEHCSNTGFLGRLGIYEYMDMTPSVQRGVLQGKDSESLKEIAATEGLITLLDYGRRKILDGETTPEEVLRVC, from the coding sequence ATGAAAAAGCCGCTTGGTGAGCTGCTGCTCGATGAGGGGGTGATCAGCAGAGAGGATCTGAACGAAGTTCTCAAGCTGAAAGAGAAGTCTCCTCTGCGCATCGGGCAGATCCTCCAGAAGAAGGGCGTCGCCGATGAAAACGATATTCTCGGCGTCCTTGCGCGCCAGTACGGCCTTTCTTTCGAGAAGAAACTGCATTTTAAGAATGACGCCGCCTTTGAACGCATTCCCGCCAATCTCATCGAAAAATACCGGATGGTGCCTTTCGAGAAGAAAGGCAAGCTGATACGTATTGCGTTATCCGACCCCGAGCAGGTGCACTATCAGGACGATCTGCGTCGTCATCTGAAAGGCTTTCGCGTCGAATTCGTCGTCTCTACCGAGACTGAGATCAACAAGATCTTTCACGGTCACTTTCAACGGGCAGGCGAGGCGGCCCGGGACGTCATCGAAGGCCTGGCGGGCGAAGAATACGGCGATCTCAATCTGAGCGACGATAACGCCGATCTGGCGAACGACGCTCCGATTATTCGTATGGTGAACGCCGTGCTGACACAGGCCGTTCAGGAGCGGGCATCGGACATCCATATCGAGCCTTACGAAAAGACGACCGTCGTGCGCTACCGCATCGACGGCATGCTGCACAAAAGGTTATCGCCGCCGAAGGCCGTGCATGCCGGACTCATCTCGCGCATCAAGATCGAATCGAACCTGAACATCGCCGAGAACCGCCTTCCCCAGGACGGACGCTTTCGCAAACGCATCGCCGGTAAAGAGGTGGATATTCGCGTCTCGACGATACCTTCGCGTCATGGCGAGCGCGTCGTTATGCGCCTTCTTAATAAATCCGACCAGCGTTTCGATCTCGACGGCCTGGGCCTGTATTCCGATCTGCTTGTGCGCATCCGCAAGGTGATGGCGCAGACGAACGGCATTCTTCTTGTGACGGGCCCGACGGGTTCCGGAAAGTCGACGACGCTGTACGGGATGTTAACCGAACTCAATCAGGAGTCGCGCAACATCATGACGGCCGAAGATCCGGTCGAATACGAGGTTGCCGGTATCTCGCAGACGCAGGTGAACGAGAAGATCGGCCTGACATTCGCCAGCTCGTTGCGCACGATGCTGCGTCAGGACCCTGATATCATCATGGTGGGCGAGATCCGCGATGCCGAGACGGCCCGTATCGCCATCCAGGCTGCCTTAACGGGACACCTTGTTCTCTCGACGCTTCATACAAACGACGCTCCGTCGGCCGTTACCCGACTGGCCGACATGGGCATCGAACCGTACCTCATTACAAGCACCGTGCGCGGTGTGATCGCACAGCGCCTTGCGCGGCGCATCTGCCCGCACTGCAAGACGACCTATACGCCCGATACGGCGCAGATTCTCGAGGCGGGCCTGAAACCGGCCGAGGCGAAAGGCAGAAAATTCGCCCGCGGTAAAGGATGCGAGCACTGCTCGAATACGGGCTTTCTCGGTCGACTGGGTATCTACGAATATATGGATATGACGCCTTCGGTTCAGCGCGGAGTGCTTCAGGGAAAGGACTCTGAATCGCTGAAAGAGATTGCCGCCACAGAGGGCCTCATCACACTGCTGGATTATGGACGTCGTAAGATCCTCGACGGAGAGACGACGCCTGAAGAAGTCCTGAGAGTTTGCTGA
- a CDS encoding type II secretion system protein GspJ, with amino-acid sequence MILHRKVSHRLRRGLTLAELSIVILLMSILFTIMFSTFFAASRIEKNTSPANDARTAALLALNLVQNSLNQAYYVPELDRLVFYGKSEGTGDSRSDVISFATVFPGSDAVGLPAVREVSYYLKRKDVSSPGALYRREDQNVDDQPYTGGVHYKILDNVESFKLTYSLNGKDWVDTWSSKASRRFPRLIRIEILVRVGAKNEDGKLEGGRLERFESLASPGLYMY; translated from the coding sequence ATGATCCTTCACAGAAAAGTATCACACAGACTGCGTCGCGGACTCACGCTGGCCGAGTTATCCATCGTCATACTGCTTATGTCCATTCTGTTCACGATCATGTTCAGTACGTTCTTCGCCGCCTCGCGTATCGAAAAGAATACGTCGCCGGCGAACGATGCGCGCACGGCCGCCCTGCTTGCCCTGAATCTCGTGCAGAATTCGCTAAATCAGGCCTACTACGTGCCCGAACTCGATCGGCTTGTCTTTTATGGTAAGTCCGAGGGAACGGGGGATAGCCGATCCGACGTCATCAGCTTCGCCACCGTGTTTCCGGGTAGCGACGCCGTCGGATTGCCGGCCGTGCGTGAGGTCTCGTATTATTTAAAGCGCAAGGACGTGAGTTCGCCCGGAGCGCTCTATCGCCGCGAAGATCAGAACGTCGACGATCAACCCTATACGGGAGGCGTTCATTATAAGATCCTCGATAACGTCGAATCGTTCAAGTTAACCTACAGCCTGAACGGGAAGGACTGGGTCGATACCTGGAGCTCGAAGGCCAGTCGCCGCTTTCCCCGATTGATCCGCATCGAGATCCTTGTGCGTGTGGGCGCTAAGAACGAAGATGGGAAGCTGGAGGGCGGGCGGCTTGAGCGATTTGAAAGCCTCGCCTCTCCGGGCCTGTATATGTATTAA
- a CDS encoding efflux RND transporter permease subunit: MNIASFSIKRPTLITSLVLLMLVSGYISMKRIGVDLFPDVNIPVVVVNTIYPGAGPEEVEEQISRLLEDELSSISGLKRISSYNYEGMSVVVAEFNLSTDIKYAEQQVRNHTDRVRNDFPDEAREPVVSRVDPADQSIMRLAVFADLSPAALYDLADQTIKPELSRVEDVGKVDILGGTKREIQIHLDRKKLNEYKISALQVATSLRSAGKNVPVGNVEKQTLDLSYRLDGEFKSLRDVETTLISFSGDITSGVQVKDLGTVVDTVKDVETLGFLYAPVEAVEGKQNGIIDRIKGIFSGGSKAERQSARRPALFIDVYKRSGSNTVAVADGILNKMEKLNTTLSSKTGNPSMTLVRDGARPIRLNIADVSEAIMLGVLFAVIVVYFFLGNMRSTIITGIALPNSLLGAFIIMYAMGFTINLMSLLALSLAVGLLIDDAIVVRENIFRKLEQGYSVKEAAEKGTMEVAMAVIATTLTIVAVFLPVGFLSGIVGQFFKQFALTVVFAILISLFDGLTVAPMLSAYFSGDVHAPRSKAVQLFDRYQDWQDGIYQKVLRFSIDNPLKVIALSVVILFISLGVAISPLVKKTFMPTGDQGEFMVSIELPPGTSIHATSDQAAAIEEELKKIHDVELIATVVGSQQGEKNKAVLGIKLTPYGKRDVTTTEVKAAVREMLAKKFQHTNPRVNDYSAIGGVQYPFTLNISGQDLKVLETYSQKLLSKMRGLEELADVDASSRPGKPDFQIRIDSDRAKRTGVNPGMAGLELRYHVAGEEVAIFNENGIQYDVTIRAKPEQRNLQEAFNSVQVPNMQYRLIPLKAIASGSMDTSSAVIFRQDRSRVVQITANLAPPPKGALTSAIESAQKILKENPPPPGVTYAFVGQSEDMNELVANILLALGLAILLIYLTLSSLYESFITPITILIAIPPALSGAFFGLALMQKTLDIFSMIGIIMLVGLVVKNSILLVDHAMQEIRAGYDRKTAIYNAGAARLRPILMTTIAMIAGILPVAMGIGEVSKFRSSMGIAIIGGLIISTAITLVVVPAMFEYVDRLRVFIESRIGHQDEPNLINEPALQMGNKKRKH, encoded by the coding sequence ATGAATATCGCCTCTTTTTCGATAAAACGCCCGACGCTTATCACCTCGCTTGTGCTTCTGATGCTTGTTTCGGGCTACATCTCCATGAAGCGCATCGGCGTGGATCTTTTTCCCGACGTGAACATTCCCGTCGTCGTCGTGAATACGATTTATCCGGGTGCCGGGCCCGAAGAAGTCGAGGAGCAGATCTCACGTCTGCTCGAAGACGAGCTCAGCTCAATCAGCGGCCTGAAGCGTATCAGCTCTTATAACTACGAAGGCATGTCGGTCGTCGTGGCCGAGTTTAACCTCAGCACCGATATTAAATACGCCGAACAGCAGGTGCGCAATCACACGGACCGCGTGCGTAACGACTTCCCCGACGAGGCACGCGAACCCGTCGTATCGCGTGTCGACCCCGCCGACCAGTCCATTATGCGTCTGGCCGTCTTCGCCGATCTATCACCGGCCGCTCTCTATGACCTTGCCGACCAGACGATCAAGCCCGAACTCTCCCGCGTCGAAGACGTCGGTAAGGTCGATATTCTCGGCGGCACAAAGCGCGAGATTCAGATCCATCTTGATCGCAAGAAGCTGAACGAGTACAAGATCTCAGCGTTACAGGTAGCCACCTCCCTTCGCAGCGCCGGCAAGAACGTTCCCGTCGGCAACGTCGAGAAGCAGACGCTTGATCTTTCGTACCGGCTCGATGGAGAATTCAAAAGCCTGCGCGACGTCGAAACGACGCTAATCTCGTTCTCAGGCGACATCACAAGCGGCGTTCAGGTGAAAGACCTGGGTACCGTCGTCGACACTGTGAAGGACGTGGAAACGCTCGGCTTCCTCTATGCGCCTGTGGAGGCCGTCGAAGGTAAACAGAACGGCATCATCGATCGTATCAAGGGTATCTTCAGCGGCGGATCAAAGGCCGAACGCCAGTCGGCGCGACGACCGGCGCTTTTTATCGACGTCTATAAGCGGTCGGGATCAAACACGGTCGCCGTCGCCGACGGCATCCTGAATAAAATGGAGAAGCTCAATACGACGCTTTCCAGCAAAACGGGCAACCCGAGCATGACGCTCGTCCGTGACGGAGCGCGGCCCATCCGACTTAACATTGCCGATGTGAGCGAGGCCATCATGCTCGGCGTGCTTTTCGCCGTCATCGTTGTCTACTTCTTTCTCGGCAACATGCGATCGACGATCATCACCGGTATCGCTCTGCCGAACTCCCTTCTGGGCGCCTTTATCATCATGTATGCGATGGGTTTTACCATCAACCTGATGTCGCTGCTTGCTCTTTCGCTCGCCGTCGGCCTTCTCATCGACGACGCCATCGTCGTGCGTGAGAATATCTTTCGCAAGCTTGAACAGGGTTATTCGGTAAAAGAGGCCGCCGAAAAGGGAACGATGGAGGTCGCCATGGCCGTCATCGCAACGACGTTAACCATCGTCGCCGTCTTTCTTCCCGTCGGATTCCTGAGCGGCATTGTCGGCCAGTTCTTCAAGCAGTTCGCTCTGACCGTCGTCTTTGCCATCCTGATCTCGCTATTCGACGGCCTGACCGTCGCTCCGATGCTTTCGGCGTATTTCTCGGGCGATGTGCATGCGCCTCGCTCAAAGGCCGTACAGCTTTTCGACCGATATCAGGACTGGCAGGACGGCATCTACCAGAAGGTGCTGCGCTTCTCTATCGACAATCCGCTGAAAGTCATCGCATTGTCGGTGGTCATTCTTTTCATCAGTCTCGGTGTCGCCATATCTCCTCTTGTAAAGAAGACGTTCATGCCGACGGGCGACCAGGGCGAGTTCATGGTGTCGATCGAGCTTCCGCCGGGAACAAGCATCCATGCGACGTCTGATCAGGCGGCGGCCATCGAAGAGGAGCTGAAGAAGATCCATGACGTCGAGTTGATCGCCACCGTCGTCGGCTCGCAGCAGGGCGAGAAGAACAAGGCCGTTCTCGGCATCAAGCTGACTCCGTATGGAAAGCGTGACGTGACGACAACGGAGGTGAAGGCCGCCGTGCGTGAGATGCTTGCGAAGAAATTCCAGCATACGAATCCGCGGGTGAACGACTACTCCGCCATCGGTGGTGTGCAGTATCCGTTCACGCTGAACATCTCGGGCCAGGATTTAAAGGTTCTCGAAACCTATTCGCAGAAGCTACTCTCTAAGATGCGCGGGCTCGAAGAACTGGCCGACGTCGACGCTTCGTCGCGGCCGGGTAAACCCGATTTTCAGATCCGCATCGATTCCGATCGGGCGAAGCGCACCGGCGTGAACCCGGGCATGGCCGGACTCGAACTGCGTTATCATGTGGCCGGCGAAGAGGTGGCCATCTTTAACGAAAACGGCATTCAATACGATGTGACGATTCGAGCAAAGCCCGAACAGCGTAACTTGCAGGAGGCCTTTAACAGCGTGCAGGTGCCGAATATGCAGTACAGGCTTATTCCGCTGAAAGCCATCGCCTCGGGAAGCATGGATACGTCGAGCGCCGTCATCTTCAGGCAGGACCGCTCGCGGGTCGTTCAGATTACGGCAAACCTTGCGCCGCCGCCGAAGGGCGCGTTAACCAGCGCCATTGAATCGGCCCAGAAGATTCTCAAAGAGAATCCGCCACCGCCTGGTGTTACCTATGCCTTTGTCGGTCAGTCCGAAGATATGAACGAGCTTGTGGCGAACATCCTGCTTGCGCTCGGTCTGGCCATTTTGCTTATCTATCTGACGCTTTCGAGTCTTTACGAGTCGTTTATCACGCCGATAACGATTCTGATCGCCATTCCGCCTGCCCTGTCCGGAGCCTTCTTCGGGCTGGCGCTGATGCAGAAGACGCTCGATATCTTCAGTATGATCGGCATCATCATGCTTGTCGGTCTGGTCGTGAAGAACTCTATTCTGCTTGTCGACCATGCGATGCAGGAGATTCGAGCGGGTTATGATCGCAAGACGGCCATCTACAACGCCGGTGCGGCCCGACTGCGCCCGATTCTCATGACGACGATCGCCATGATCGCCGGTATTCTGCCCGTTGCGATGGGAATCGGCGAGGTTTCGAAATTCCGTTCTTCGATGGGTATCGCCATCATCGGCGGTCTGATCATCTCGACGGCGATCACGCTTGTTGTGGTGCCCGCTATGTTTGAATACGTCGACCGTCTGCGGGTCTTTATCGAAAGTCGTATCGGCCATCAGGATGAACCGAATCTGATAAACGAACCGGCTCTTCAGATGGGCAACAAGAAACGCAAACACTGA
- a CDS encoding type II secretion system protein GspG, which yields MFSRLKRHLKKRSRKGLTLVELAIVVLVLGVIMGIVFYNLRGTATDVMTGAKKLQVSQFQANQLPRKLDEFRDAGGSVNPGEDLTVLLQEIPESSYSPAKEELVLDPWGKPYFMCQGEDGSDRICSYGKDKEEGGEGEDADFQLDDDRTWPDWLKKK from the coding sequence ATGTTTTCGAGATTGAAGCGGCATCTGAAAAAGCGCAGCCGCAAAGGACTGACGCTTGTCGAGCTTGCCATCGTGGTGCTCGTTCTGGGCGTCATCATGGGAATCGTATTTTATAATCTGCGCGGAACCGCAACGGATGTTATGACAGGAGCAAAAAAGCTTCAGGTTTCGCAGTTTCAGGCCAATCAGCTTCCCAGAAAATTGGATGAGTTTCGCGACGCCGGCGGCTCGGTGAATCCGGGCGAAGACCTGACCGTTCTGCTGCAAGAGATTCCTGAGAGTTCTTATTCTCCGGCCAAAGAAGAGCTTGTACTCGATCCGTGGGGTAAGCCCTACTTCATGTGCCAGGGAGAAGACGGCTCTGATCGCATCTGCTCTTATGGGAAAGACAAAGAAGAGGGCGGCGAGGGCGAGGATGCCGATTTTCAGCTCGATGACGACCGAACATGGCCCGACTGGCTGAAGAAGAAGTAA
- a CDS encoding type II secretion system F family protein: MPVFRYTAVNRKGKNEKGIIDASTASSARQILRSRGLIVRQLAEDEEKRDRELFPFLAKILYRVPRKDVSLFVRQLGTLLDAGIPLDRSLHNIIEQTENPYLKKALIEIRGDIIEGESLSQALAKHSAIFPDMYTNLVAVGEQTGTYEKALLRLADLEEANLRMQNKVLSALFYPMILIFILGIVMVFLMTVVIPQIQELFATLNAELPLLTRAVIAASKLFTIPWILIPFLLIGGGIVGFQKWVSKPAGRRQFEELVLRTPLIGTLIQKSLLARFARNLGVMLESRVSLIVALQVTARVVNHSIFSGEIIQAIDRIREGSGITDGFRDSVVLTQMVRGMLAAGEATDRVAPMIVKLADILEDEVDATVQRFSTLLEPAMMVFMGLMIGGIMGAILMPMYNLTKQLQF, encoded by the coding sequence ATGCCCGTCTTTCGCTACACGGCCGTTAACAGAAAAGGCAAGAATGAAAAGGGAATCATCGACGCGTCGACGGCATCGTCGGCCCGCCAGATTCTGCGCTCTCGCGGCCTGATCGTCCGGCAGCTTGCTGAAGACGAAGAGAAGCGCGACAGAGAACTCTTTCCTTTTCTTGCAAAGATTCTGTATCGTGTGCCGCGCAAGGACGTCTCCCTGTTTGTGCGCCAGCTGGGAACGCTTCTTGACGCAGGCATCCCCCTTGATCGATCGCTGCATAACATCATCGAACAGACAGAAAATCCGTATCTTAAAAAGGCGCTGATCGAGATCAGAGGCGATATCATCGAGGGCGAGTCGTTAAGCCAGGCCCTTGCAAAGCATTCGGCTATCTTTCCCGACATGTACACAAACCTCGTTGCCGTAGGCGAGCAGACGGGTACATATGAGAAGGCGCTTCTGCGACTTGCCGATCTTGAAGAGGCGAATCTGCGCATGCAGAACAAGGTACTCTCGGCGCTCTTTTATCCGATGATCCTGATCTTCATCCTGGGCATCGTCATGGTCTTCTTGATGACCGTCGTCATTCCACAGATCCAGGAGCTGTTTGCCACGCTGAATGCTGAGCTGCCGCTTCTTACGCGCGCTGTGATCGCCGCATCAAAGCTCTTTACGATTCCCTGGATCTTGATTCCCTTTTTACTGATCGGCGGCGGCATCGTCGGTTTCCAGAAATGGGTGAGCAAACCGGCGGGGAGGCGGCAGTTCGAAGAGCTTGTTTTACGCACGCCACTTATAGGAACGCTGATTCAGAAGTCGCTCCTGGCTCGCTTTGCGCGGAATCTGGGCGTCATGCTTGAAAGCAGGGTGTCTTTGATCGTCGCTCTTCAGGTGACGGCCCGGGTGGTCAATCACAGCATCTTCAGCGGCGAGATTATCCAGGCCATCGATCGCATTCGAGAGGGTAGCGGCATCACCGACGGCTTTCGAGATTCCGTCGTGCTGACGCAGATGGTGCGCGGGATGCTGGCCGCCGGCGAGGCCACCGACCGGGTCGCCCCGATGATCGTCAAGCTGGCCGACATCCTTGAAGATGAGGTCGACGCCACCGTGCAGCGTTTTTCTACTTTACTGGAACCGGCTATGATGGTTTTTATGGGATTGATGATCGGCGGAATCATGGGAGCCATCCTCATGCCCATGTACAACCTGACCAAGCAGTTGCAATTCTGA